In Luteolibacter sp. Y139, a genomic segment contains:
- a CDS encoding SUMF1/EgtB/PvdO family nonheme iron enzyme, whose product MDDFRLRAGAIIGDYRLDEVLDESPTSVTWLAEQQSIRRTVVVIELKPTALHSRDAFLADIRAQAAVDHPLIGSVYEAVNLPEHCFAALERLPGASLADRLKAREAMKPAQVAHVLRRVAEASMTLESGGMSTAAMHAGDVFLDTHGVVRVANLARAGVREAGRSATDIAALGGELVRLVADGRAGASRMMTLLAWMRGEGLERSLTWTEVRSYAEQIEQQLAESPAAAAPPTARAQTRKSPLPLVLGLAAVAIAAGFGAFLLKGKASSKPTASLPGPVVVPEGAHPLPDGGTSALPAFELGAHEVTIGEYEDFLKALAVLPADRRTTYDHATQPAEKAGHEPEGWADMLAAIKTGGQWQGRVISRDCPIVNVDWWDAMAYCEWKTVHLPTEEQWWAAMHLQLPEPSALRPSGWGPVSEIAPTDRTPAGFVGMAGSVTEWTQSQSLNPANPLGEKNWVLMGGSYLKPSSGATAREWTADRALRRPDLGFRVVE is encoded by the coding sequence ATGGACGATTTCCGCCTCCGCGCCGGTGCCATCATTGGCGATTACCGCCTCGACGAAGTCCTCGACGAAAGCCCGACCTCCGTCACCTGGTTGGCCGAGCAACAGTCCATTCGCCGCACGGTGGTGGTCATCGAGCTGAAGCCGACGGCCCTCCACTCCAGGGATGCCTTCCTCGCCGACATCCGTGCGCAGGCCGCCGTCGATCACCCTCTAATCGGCTCGGTCTATGAGGCGGTGAACCTGCCGGAACACTGCTTCGCCGCGCTGGAGCGGCTCCCCGGTGCCTCGCTCGCAGACCGGCTGAAAGCCCGGGAAGCGATGAAGCCGGCCCAGGTCGCCCACGTCCTGCGCCGGGTGGCCGAGGCGTCCATGACGCTGGAGTCCGGCGGCATGTCCACGGCCGCGATGCATGCAGGAGACGTGTTTCTCGACACCCACGGCGTCGTTCGCGTGGCAAATCTCGCCCGCGCCGGCGTGCGCGAGGCCGGGCGCTCGGCCACCGACATTGCGGCCCTTGGCGGCGAACTCGTCCGTCTGGTCGCTGACGGCCGGGCGGGGGCCTCGCGGATGATGACCCTGCTTGCATGGATGCGTGGCGAGGGGCTGGAGCGTTCGCTGACCTGGACGGAAGTCCGTTCCTACGCCGAGCAGATCGAGCAGCAGCTCGCTGAAAGTCCCGCCGCTGCGGCACCACCCACCGCCCGTGCCCAGACCAGAAAGTCGCCGCTACCCCTGGTGCTCGGCTTGGCGGCCGTGGCGATTGCCGCGGGGTTCGGAGCCTTTCTTCTGAAAGGGAAGGCCAGCAGCAAACCGACAGCTTCATTGCCCGGCCCGGTGGTCGTTCCCGAGGGTGCCCATCCGCTTCCCGATGGCGGCACCTCGGCCCTGCCCGCCTTCGAACTGGGCGCCCACGAGGTGACCATCGGCGAATACGAAGACTTTCTCAAGGCACTCGCCGTCCTCCCTGCCGACCGGAGGACCACCTACGACCACGCCACTCAGCCCGCGGAAAAGGCCGGCCACGAGCCGGAGGGCTGGGCGGACATGCTCGCCGCCATCAAGACCGGCGGCCAATGGCAGGGCCGCGTGATCAGCCGCGACTGCCCGATCGTGAATGTCGATTGGTGGGACGCCATGGCCTACTGCGAGTGGAAAACCGTCCACCTCCCGACCGAGGAGCAATGGTGGGCCGCCATGCACCTCCAGCTACCCGAGCCCTCGGCCCTGCGCCCCTCCGGCTGGGGACCGGTGTCAGAAATCGCCCCCACGGACCGCACCCCGGCTGGCTTCGTCGGCATGGCCGGCTCGGTCACCGAGTGGACCCAGAGCCAATCGCTCAATCCCGCCAACCCGCTCGGCGAAAAGAACTGGGTCCTCATGGGCGGCTCCTACCTCAAGCCCTCCTCCGGCGCCACCGCCCGCGAATGGACCGCCGACCGCGCCCTCCGCCGCCCCGACCTCGGCTTCCGCGTGGTGGAGTAG
- a CDS encoding OsmC family protein, translating into MDSTELKALQAPLKAQYQESPEKALVTLRAHGRLDEGISCRVDAGQSAVVAGLHPATGGSGAAACSGNMLLDALVACSGVTLNAVATVLGIHLRDAAIEAEGDLDFRGTLGVSKEVPVGFQSIRLIVTLDTDASDEQLANLLRLTERYCVVLQTLKHPPETTLLRRPQP; encoded by the coding sequence ATGGACAGCACCGAACTCAAAGCGCTGCAGGCGCCCCTCAAGGCCCAGTACCAAGAGTCCCCCGAAAAGGCCCTGGTCACCTTGCGCGCCCACGGCCGCCTCGACGAAGGCATCAGCTGCCGGGTGGATGCCGGACAGTCGGCAGTGGTCGCTGGATTGCATCCGGCCACCGGCGGCAGCGGCGCAGCGGCTTGCTCGGGGAATATGCTGCTCGATGCCCTCGTGGCTTGCTCCGGTGTCACCTTGAACGCAGTGGCCACCGTTCTTGGCATCCATCTCCGGGACGCCGCCATCGAAGCCGAAGGTGACTTGGATTTCCGCGGTACCTTGGGCGTCTCCAAGGAAGTGCCGGTCGGCTTTCAAAGCATCCGGTTGATCGTCACGCTGGACACCGATGCCTCGGACGAACAGCTCGCGAATCTTCTCCGATTGACCGAGCGCTACTGCGTGGTCCTTCAGACCCTCAAGCACCCGCCGGAAACGACGCTGCTTCGAAGGCCTCAGCCGTGA
- a CDS encoding AIM24 family protein: MSTPPTLPANSPAESLQQFVTRTAQRDLGQGVFELESPRFLEVNLNGRMNTKTGSMVAYHGDIKFTREGMLDQGVGNLLKRAVSGEGMRLTYADGNGKLYLADQGKRIIILNLKNESLVVNGNDVLAFETSLQHKITMMKKIVGMMAGGLFNVRFDGSGLLAITSHHEPLTLRVQPGRPVMTDPNATIAWSGNLSPQLKTDVSLKTFLGRGSGESMQMRFEGDGFVIVQPYEEVHMVTSAG, encoded by the coding sequence ATGTCCACGCCGCCGACCCTTCCCGCCAACAGCCCTGCCGAAAGCCTCCAGCAATTCGTCACCCGCACCGCCCAGCGCGATCTCGGCCAGGGAGTCTTCGAGCTGGAGTCGCCACGCTTCCTCGAAGTGAACCTCAACGGCCGGATGAACACCAAGACCGGTTCGATGGTGGCGTACCATGGCGACATCAAGTTCACCCGCGAGGGCATGCTCGATCAAGGCGTCGGCAATCTCCTCAAGCGCGCCGTCTCCGGCGAAGGCATGCGCCTCACCTACGCCGATGGCAATGGCAAGCTCTACCTCGCGGACCAAGGGAAGCGGATCATCATCCTCAATCTCAAGAACGAGTCGCTGGTGGTGAATGGCAATGACGTCCTCGCCTTTGAGACCAGTCTCCAGCATAAGATCACCATGATGAAGAAGATCGTCGGCATGATGGCCGGCGGACTCTTCAACGTGCGCTTCGATGGCAGCGGCCTGCTGGCGATCACCAGTCATCATGAGCCGCTAACGCTGCGCGTGCAGCCGGGCCGGCCCGTGATGACGGATCCGAATGCGACCATCGCATGGAGCGGCAACCTCAGCCCCCAGTTGAAAACCGATGTCTCGCTCAAGACCTTCCTCGGTCGCGGCTCCGGCGAATCGATGCAGATGCGCTTCGAAGGCGACGGCTTCGTCATCGTGCAACCCTACGAAGAAGTCCACATGGTCACCTCGGCCGGGTGA
- a CDS encoding serine/threonine protein kinase, translating to MWKALYMEERYEIRGKLGQGGLGAVYRAWDHALKREVAVKRIVSGDDAEHREEATKQMEKETGALAALQHPNIVTIYDVGSDEDGPFVVMELLTGQTLDEIVEKAPLTWPDFRELVLQIQEALVAAQHLGLVHRDLKPSNIMVNWLPSGRFQTKIVDFGLAKFSPKTSIDTIEQGDIFGSIFYMAPEQFERAPFDQRLDMYSIGCVYYFTLTGQNPFQGETAHQVMAAHLEHRVIPLGEVRPDIPKWAADWVMWHINRYPGERPENARESMKSFIQLDQPLSQAIVQPTPAVPQIPAGLRPRLASGAPQRPAPVPTAMTATHTVKTHTAPQPLAPPDGAPPSLHTTQSIPELEVDTGPPPPDIAVQPEVVTAPVPTVRRAPGAGMAAPTYYLPKKKKGMSEGQRNFYAVIGGLLILALIYFLVTQFSK from the coding sequence GTGTGGAAAGCCCTTTACATGGAGGAACGATACGAGATCCGGGGGAAGCTCGGCCAAGGCGGACTAGGCGCGGTGTACCGCGCGTGGGACCACGCCTTGAAGCGGGAAGTGGCGGTCAAACGGATCGTTTCCGGCGACGACGCCGAACACCGCGAGGAGGCCACCAAGCAGATGGAGAAGGAGACCGGCGCCCTCGCCGCCCTCCAGCATCCGAACATTGTCACCATCTACGACGTCGGTTCCGACGAGGACGGCCCCTTCGTGGTGATGGAGCTGCTGACCGGCCAGACGCTCGATGAGATCGTCGAAAAGGCGCCGCTCACGTGGCCGGATTTCCGCGAACTGGTCCTCCAGATCCAGGAAGCACTGGTCGCCGCCCAGCACCTCGGCCTCGTCCACCGCGACCTCAAGCCGTCGAACATCATGGTCAACTGGCTGCCCTCCGGCCGCTTCCAGACCAAGATCGTCGACTTCGGCCTCGCCAAGTTCAGCCCCAAGACCTCCATCGACACCATCGAGCAGGGCGACATCTTCGGCTCGATCTTCTACATGGCCCCGGAGCAGTTCGAGCGCGCGCCGTTCGACCAGCGCTTGGACATGTATTCCATCGGCTGCGTCTACTACTTCACGCTGACCGGCCAGAATCCTTTCCAAGGCGAGACCGCCCACCAGGTGATGGCGGCCCACCTCGAGCACCGCGTCATCCCGCTCGGCGAAGTCCGCCCGGACATCCCGAAATGGGCCGCCGACTGGGTGATGTGGCACATCAACCGTTACCCCGGCGAGCGCCCGGAAAACGCCCGAGAGAGCATGAAGAGCTTCATCCAGCTCGATCAGCCGCTCTCCCAGGCCATCGTCCAGCCAACCCCGGCCGTGCCCCAGATCCCGGCCGGCCTGCGCCCGCGCTTGGCGAGCGGTGCCCCCCAGCGTCCGGCCCCCGTGCCGACCGCCATGACGGCGACCCACACCGTCAAGACCCACACTGCACCGCAGCCGCTGGCCCCGCCGGATGGCGCTCCGCCCAGCCTGCACACGACCCAGTCGATTCCTGAACTCGAAGTCGACACTGGCCCGCCGCCCCCGGACATCGCCGTGCAGCCTGAAGTGGTGACCGCCCCGGTCCCCACCGTCCGCCGCGCCCCCGGTGCCGGCATGGCCGCACCGACCTACTACCTTCCGAAGAAGAAAAAGGGCATGAGCGAGGGCCAGCGGAATTTCTACGCCGTCATCGGCGGCCTGCTGATCCTGGCGCTCATCTACTTCCTTGTGACCCAATTTTCCAAGTAG
- the pnuC gene encoding nicotinamide riboside transporter PnuC, translating into MTSDARRFRIEAIAVTVLCAALLLCAWQKWLPLDLTEALGFATGAACVWLVTRGNIWNWPIGLANNVFFAVLFWRSRLYADFGLQGVYFILGVWGWWQWLHGGTNRSHLTVSHTRRAEWLGIALFLTLGTWGLRELLIAVNGAAPFWDAVTTILCLAAQYLLCRKRLENWWLWIAADIIYVPLYLSRHLPLTAILYAGFIGLCIVGLIRWKRELVTT; encoded by the coding sequence ATGACGTCCGACGCCCGCAGATTCCGCATCGAGGCAATCGCCGTGACCGTCCTCTGCGCGGCGTTGCTCCTCTGCGCTTGGCAAAAGTGGCTGCCGCTCGATCTCACCGAAGCCCTCGGCTTCGCGACCGGAGCAGCCTGCGTCTGGCTCGTCACCCGCGGCAATATCTGGAACTGGCCCATCGGACTCGCGAACAATGTATTCTTCGCAGTACTCTTCTGGCGCTCCCGGCTCTATGCCGACTTCGGGCTGCAGGGCGTCTATTTCATTCTCGGCGTCTGGGGCTGGTGGCAATGGCTGCACGGCGGCACCAATCGCTCGCATCTAACAGTTTCGCACACACGCCGAGCAGAGTGGCTCGGCATCGCGCTCTTCCTCACCCTTGGCACCTGGGGCCTGCGCGAACTCCTGATCGCGGTGAATGGCGCAGCGCCCTTTTGGGACGCGGTCACCACGATCTTGTGCCTCGCCGCCCAATACCTGTTGTGCCGCAAGCGCCTCGAAAACTGGTGGCTGTGGATCGCGGCGGACATCATCTACGTTCCGCTCTACCTCTCCCGCCACCTGCCCCTCACCGCGATTCTCTATGCAGGCTTCATCGGCCTGTGCATCGTCGGCCTCATCCGATGGAAACGGGAACTCGTCACGACATGA
- a CDS encoding AAA family ATPase codes for MNPSRFGLGVVIGKFLPPHRGHRHLIETALSQCERVIVIVCGKPIDPIPPHLRAEWLREMVPAAEVMLIDDRYDENDSRIWAENTIQWLGRAPDAVFTSEDYGDRYASYMGSTHVQVDKARLTVPCSGTAVRTDALAMWDFIDPPVRGWFAKRVVIVGAESTGTTTLAMDLASALQTPWVAEYGREYSEVKQARGETEWFTDEFLDIAREQNRREDLAARQANRILICDTNSFATALWHRRYMGHHDERLQAIGAECRADLYLLTGDEIPFIQDGLRDGEHIRHEMHGWFETALAAQSAPWHLLRGTREQRLAEALKIIRTRWPAIEESLAPAPDGV; via the coding sequence ATGAACCCCAGCCGCTTCGGGCTCGGCGTGGTGATCGGCAAGTTCCTGCCGCCCCACCGCGGCCACCGCCATCTCATCGAGACCGCGCTTTCGCAATGCGAGCGGGTGATCGTCATCGTCTGCGGCAAGCCCATCGATCCGATCCCTCCCCATCTCCGCGCGGAGTGGCTTCGCGAAATGGTCCCCGCCGCCGAAGTCATGCTCATCGACGACCGCTACGATGAGAACGACTCGCGCATCTGGGCCGAGAATACGATCCAATGGCTAGGCCGCGCACCGGATGCCGTCTTCACCTCCGAAGACTACGGCGATCGCTACGCCTCCTACATGGGCTCCACGCATGTACAAGTGGACAAAGCCCGCCTCACCGTCCCCTGCAGCGGCACCGCGGTCCGGACCGACGCACTCGCCATGTGGGATTTCATCGACCCCCCGGTCCGCGGCTGGTTCGCCAAGCGAGTCGTCATCGTCGGCGCGGAATCCACCGGCACCACCACGCTCGCCATGGATCTCGCCTCCGCTTTGCAAACGCCATGGGTCGCCGAATACGGCCGCGAATACAGCGAAGTGAAACAAGCCCGCGGCGAGACGGAATGGTTTACCGACGAGTTTCTCGACATCGCCCGCGAACAAAACCGCCGCGAAGACCTCGCCGCCCGGCAGGCAAACCGGATCCTGATTTGCGACACGAACTCGTTCGCCACCGCGCTCTGGCACCGCCGCTACATGGGCCACCATGATGAGAGGCTCCAAGCGATCGGCGCAGAATGCCGGGCCGATCTCTACCTCCTCACCGGCGACGAAATCCCCTTCATTCAGGACGGCCTGCGCGATGGCGAGCATATCCGGCACGAGATGCACGGCTGGTTCGAAACCGCTCTCGCAGCACAATCCGCCCCCTGGCACCTGCTCCGCGGCACCCGGGAGCAACGGCTCGCGGAAGCCCTGAAGATCATCCGCACCCGTTGGCCGGCAATCGAGGAATCCCTTGCCCCTGCTCCGGACGGCGTCTAA
- a CDS encoding DUF4240 domain-containing protein codes for MTIDQFWQIIDQCSPHSFDMGLKCRSLEKAISTLTPDELRAFTDHYWSCRTKAYHWPLWDAASISHGGCGDDSFMDYRSSLITFGRDTFESALSDPDSLGDLEHPIPRSQDVYVVIHSVAERMLGPNYRPPGGDPSEPTGESIEGAEDYDSIALNRFPKLHAQRDRISATIQQKKPWWKLW; via the coding sequence ATGACCATTGACCAGTTCTGGCAGATCATCGATCAATGCTCACCCCATTCGTTCGACATGGGGCTGAAGTGCCGCTCATTGGAAAAGGCCATTTCGACTTTAACACCAGATGAGCTTCGCGCATTCACCGATCATTATTGGAGTTGTCGAACAAAAGCTTATCATTGGCCACTGTGGGATGCGGCTTCCATCAGCCATGGAGGATGCGGTGACGACTCCTTCATGGACTATCGTAGCTCTCTGATTACATTTGGTCGCGATACATTCGAGAGTGCTTTATCTGATCCAGACAGTTTGGGGGATTTGGAGCATCCCATACCTCGTAGCCAGGATGTGTATGTGGTCATTCATAGTGTTGCCGAACGAATGCTCGGACCCAATTACAGGCCGCCAGGGGGTGACCCCTCCGAGCCAACGGGAGAGTCAATCGAAGGCGCTGAGGACTACGATTCTATTGCGTTAAACCGCTTCCCTAAGCTCCATGCACAACGGGATCGAATCTCTGCTACTATTCAGCAGAAGAAACCATGGTGGAAGCTATGGTAG
- a CDS encoding RNA-binding protein: MKGDRVESELLHTEKILADRKTFFLDLKQNSRGMVVKITEDVGGNRDTIMVPADILGDFIAALNDIKETADNH; encoded by the coding sequence ATGAAAGGGGACCGAGTGGAAAGCGAGCTGTTGCACACGGAGAAGATCCTGGCTGACCGGAAGACCTTCTTCTTGGATCTGAAACAGAACTCCCGTGGCATGGTGGTGAAGATCACCGAGGACGTGGGCGGCAACCGTGACACCATCATGGTGCCTGCAGACATTCTGGGCGATTTCATCGCCGCCTTGAACGACATCAAGGAGACCGCCGACAATCACTAG
- a CDS encoding addiction module protein, giving the protein MSLAEIEKQAAALPVEERAALASFLLHSLPEPDHDVSDEEVAERVRQVNAGEVELISFDELRRGVFADRAR; this is encoded by the coding sequence ATGAGTCTCGCGGAAATCGAGAAACAGGCAGCCGCATTGCCGGTGGAAGAACGCGCTGCGCTGGCTAGCTTTCTTCTGCATTCCTTGCCGGAGCCGGATCATGACGTATCCGACGAAGAGGTCGCCGAACGAGTCCGGCAGGTGAACGCGGGAGAAGTGGAATTGATCAGCTTCGACGAATTGCGCCGCGGGGTTTTCGCTGACCGGGCCCGCTGA
- the serS gene encoding serine--tRNA ligase, which translates to MLDIREIREHTDAIRERLKARGGNHWTLIDEVLACDESRRKAETEKQQLQSERKSTSKQIGMLKGKGEDTSAIEAAVREINDKIAALDADSEAAGTRQAELLMEIPNLPHADCPVGEDETANPVVRTWGEKPEIAGAQDHLTLAEALGIISLDDATRIAGSGFAVYRGKGAKLERALINFLLDLQSNEHGYEEVNVPHVVLRECMEGTGQLPKFEDDMYGTDAGEDGRNQLFLAPTAEVPVTNLYRDTLLHEADLPKRLCAYTPCFRREAGSAGRDNRGIIRMHQFDKVELVQVVHPDVSFAELENLLGHAQAALEKLGLHYRTIELCTGDLGFGSAKTYDIEVWAPGHGKYLEVSSCSCFTDYQARRMKLRFKDAEGKNRFCHTLNGSGTALPRLYVAILEQYQQPDGSIKIPDALVPYFGATEIR; encoded by the coding sequence ATGCTCGATATCCGCGAGATCCGCGAACACACCGATGCCATCCGCGAACGCCTCAAGGCGCGCGGTGGCAACCATTGGACGCTCATTGACGAAGTGCTCGCCTGCGACGAATCCCGCCGCAAAGCCGAGACCGAAAAGCAGCAGCTCCAATCCGAGCGGAAGAGCACCTCCAAGCAGATCGGCATGCTGAAGGGCAAGGGCGAGGACACCTCGGCCATCGAAGCCGCCGTCCGCGAGATCAACGACAAGATCGCCGCGCTCGACGCCGATTCGGAAGCCGCGGGCACCCGTCAGGCCGAGCTGCTCATGGAAATCCCGAACCTCCCCCACGCCGACTGTCCGGTGGGCGAGGACGAGACCGCCAACCCGGTGGTCCGCACTTGGGGAGAGAAGCCGGAGATCGCTGGCGCGCAGGATCACCTGACGCTCGCCGAGGCGCTCGGCATCATTTCGCTCGATGACGCCACCCGCATCGCTGGCTCCGGCTTCGCCGTATACCGCGGCAAGGGGGCCAAGCTGGAGCGCGCGCTTATCAATTTCCTGCTCGATCTCCAGTCGAACGAACACGGCTACGAGGAGGTCAATGTCCCCCACGTGGTGCTGCGCGAGTGCATGGAAGGCACCGGCCAGCTCCCGAAATTCGAGGACGACATGTACGGCACCGATGCCGGCGAGGACGGCCGCAACCAGCTCTTCCTCGCGCCCACCGCCGAGGTGCCGGTGACCAACCTTTACCGCGACACGCTCCTTCACGAAGCCGACCTGCCAAAGCGCCTCTGCGCCTACACCCCCTGCTTCCGCCGCGAGGCCGGCAGCGCGGGCCGCGACAACCGCGGCATCATCCGCATGCACCAGTTCGACAAGGTCGAGCTGGTCCAGGTCGTCCACCCGGACGTCTCGTTCGCCGAACTGGAAAACCTGCTCGGCCACGCCCAGGCAGCGCTGGAAAAGCTCGGCCTCCACTACCGCACCATCGAACTCTGCACCGGCGACCTCGGCTTCGGCTCGGCCAAAACCTACGACATCGAAGTCTGGGCTCCCGGCCATGGGAAGTACCTCGAAGTCTCGAGCTGCTCCTGCTTCACCGACTACCAGGCCCGCCGCATGAAGCTCCGCTTCAAGGACGCCGAAGGGAAAAACCGCTTCTGCCACACCCTGAACGGCTCCGGCACCGCCCTGCCGCGCCTCTACGTGGCGATCCTGGAGCAGTACCAGCAACCGGACGGATCCATCAAAATCCCGGACGCGCTGGTACCCTACTTCGGCGCCACGGAAATCCGCTAA
- a CDS encoding LL-diaminopimelate aminotransferase: protein MASINSNFLKLKAGYLFPEIARRVKAFSDANPDKSAKIIRCGIGDVTEPLPAAVRAAMHEAIDEMGVRETFKGYGPEQGYEFLRQAIVDNEFAGLGIGADEVFISDGSKCDTGNILDIFGKGNVIAITDPVYPVYVDTNVMAGNTGDADEKGAYGGLVYLPCTAENGFVADLPKERVDLVYLCFPNNPTGAVATRAQLEAWVKYAKENDTIIFFDAAYQAFVQDASVPKSIFEIEGAKDVAIEFRSFSKNGGFTGVRCAYIVIPKTVTGKDDQGNRVPLHQLWSRRHSTKFNGASYPVQKGAAAVFSEQGKAEVKALIEHYMGNAKLLVEAAKSAGLQVFGGVNAPYVWVGCPAGLGSWDMFDKMLNEAQVVITPGAGFGAAGEGWFRISAFNSRANVEEVCRRLKALLG, encoded by the coding sequence ATGGCCTCGATCAATTCGAACTTCCTCAAGCTCAAAGCCGGTTACCTCTTTCCCGAAATCGCCCGCCGGGTGAAGGCCTTCTCCGATGCCAATCCGGACAAGTCCGCCAAGATCATCCGCTGCGGCATCGGCGACGTGACCGAGCCGCTGCCCGCCGCCGTGCGTGCCGCGATGCACGAGGCGATCGATGAAATGGGCGTCCGCGAGACCTTCAAGGGCTACGGCCCGGAGCAGGGCTACGAGTTCCTGCGCCAGGCCATCGTCGACAATGAGTTCGCCGGCCTCGGCATCGGTGCCGATGAAGTCTTCATCTCCGACGGCTCCAAGTGCGACACCGGCAACATCCTCGACATCTTCGGCAAGGGCAACGTGATCGCCATCACCGACCCGGTCTACCCCGTCTACGTCGATACCAACGTCATGGCCGGCAACACCGGCGACGCCGATGAAAAGGGCGCCTACGGTGGCCTCGTCTATCTTCCCTGCACCGCGGAGAACGGCTTCGTCGCCGACCTGCCGAAGGAGCGCGTGGATCTCGTCTACCTCTGCTTCCCGAACAACCCCACCGGCGCTGTCGCCACCCGCGCGCAGCTCGAAGCCTGGGTGAAGTACGCGAAGGAGAACGACACCATCATCTTCTTCGACGCCGCCTATCAGGCCTTCGTCCAGGACGCCTCCGTTCCCAAGTCCATCTTCGAGATCGAAGGTGCCAAGGACGTCGCCATCGAGTTCCGCTCCTTCTCGAAGAACGGCGGCTTCACCGGCGTGCGCTGCGCCTACATCGTCATCCCGAAGACGGTCACCGGCAAGGATGACCAAGGCAACCGCGTCCCGCTCCACCAGCTCTGGAGCCGCCGCCACAGCACCAAGTTCAATGGCGCCAGCTACCCCGTCCAAAAGGGTGCCGCCGCCGTCTTCTCCGAGCAGGGCAAGGCCGAGGTGAAGGCACTCATCGAGCACTACATGGGCAATGCCAAGCTGCTCGTCGAAGCCGCCAAGTCCGCCGGCCTCCAGGTCTTCGGCGGCGTGAATGCCCCCTACGTCTGGGTCGGCTGCCCCGCCGGTCTCGGCTCGTGGGACATGTTCGACAAGATGCTCAACGAAGCCCAGGTCGTCATCACCCCCGGTGCCGGCTTCGGTGCCGCCGGCGAAGGCTGGTTCCGCATCTCCGCCTTCAACTCCCGCGCCAACGTCGAGGAAGTCTGCCGCCGCCTGAAGGCGCTGCTCGGCTGA
- a CDS encoding AEC family transporter yields MFFRILLDVCAPIFLIVGAGWLMDRKFKLHLETLVKLNIYLMVPAFIFTRVVSAEMGGTEALRIAGFTLCTIALMFVGSIIAGRLCRMDTRGRQALSLAAMFYNCGNYGLPLVTLAFGAYAAAVQIFVLATMNISTYTVGLFLAQARGETVGAHRKALMKMLRQPTLYAMAAGLTCRGLGVRPQDWIWLWEPFDLIQAGLIGFALVTLGVQMSQTKPAPFRGPLWSAILLRLVISPALAVLLVMAFGFSRDVSASLILAAAAPTAVNTALLAHEFGGDTSFATSAVYYSTLISLITTPALVYGLKLWLA; encoded by the coding sequence GTGTTTTTCCGGATCCTGCTCGATGTCTGTGCGCCGATTTTCCTGATCGTGGGCGCGGGCTGGCTGATGGACCGCAAGTTCAAGCTGCACCTGGAGACGCTGGTGAAGCTGAACATCTACCTGATGGTGCCGGCGTTCATTTTCACCCGGGTGGTGAGCGCGGAGATGGGCGGGACGGAGGCACTGCGGATCGCGGGGTTCACGCTGTGCACGATCGCGCTGATGTTCGTGGGCAGCATCATTGCAGGTCGCCTGTGCCGGATGGACACGCGGGGAAGGCAGGCGCTTTCGCTAGCGGCGATGTTCTACAACTGCGGCAACTACGGGCTGCCGCTGGTGACGCTGGCCTTCGGGGCCTACGCCGCGGCGGTGCAGATCTTCGTCCTCGCGACGATGAACATCTCGACCTACACGGTCGGGCTTTTCCTGGCGCAGGCGCGGGGTGAGACCGTGGGGGCACACCGGAAGGCGCTGATGAAGATGCTGCGCCAGCCGACTCTCTACGCGATGGCTGCCGGGCTCACGTGCCGCGGTCTTGGGGTGCGGCCGCAGGACTGGATTTGGCTGTGGGAGCCCTTCGACTTGATTCAGGCGGGGTTGATCGGCTTCGCACTGGTCACGCTGGGCGTGCAGATGTCGCAAACCAAGCCGGCGCCGTTTCGCGGGCCGTTGTGGTCGGCGATCCTGCTGCGGCTGGTGATTTCCCCGGCGCTGGCGGTGCTGCTGGTGATGGCGTTCGGGTTCTCGCGCGATGTGTCCGCGTCACTGATTCTGGCGGCGGCCGCTCCGACGGCGGTGAACACGGCGCTATTGGCGCATGAGTTCGGCGGCGATACCTCGTTTGCGACTTCGGCGGTGTACTACAGCACCTTGATCAGTCTGATCACCACGCCGGCGCTGGTGTATGGGCTGAAGCTGTGGCTAGCGTAG